CAGATGAGGGACTGCATGTCATATGGAGGGACGTACATGGGGTGATCGTGAGTTATGGACTAGACGGACTCTGTGGTTGTTCCAAGTCAATACAACCTCATTAAGTTCTTCCTAGGAGGCAAATAATATTCAGTCAGACAGAATGTGTTAAATATTGATCATTGGTGATTATTGTCTTAGTCAAGTTGTAATATGGTAGGTTGgcacaataatattaatacctATAATGTACTGCAGTCGTGCAACTAGTGTTATATCttcacagctttaaaaatgtgGTGGATAAACCCATAAATAAAAATGGGCTTTTAGATTGTTATGCATGCAAATTTTTAGTTTCCAGTGCTTGGACCAAAGGTGATACTGTCGGTTTGTGCTTGGTTCCTAGGAAAATGCAAAAACTGCTGCATTTCAGCCATATGACCATTTTCTGTTCCTAAATCAAGTGTGATTCTGGCAGGGCACCCACCAGCATTGATAACAGCATCAATGAAGTAGCCAGCGATGATCTTTGgctcattgtttgttttgtaagctTCAAGCCATATCATCTTTCTGGAAAACCCCTCAATGCATCCACTGATTGCGATTCCAAATGGCTTAAGCTTGTCGTAGCCATCAATGTGCCATACATAGTTTGGACCACCGCTGTGGTAAACGCTGCCTTCGCAGTCTGTTTCTTGACCTCAGATCAACACCTTCACCATCCAATAACTGCAGCAGTATTCACACTGTTTCTCTGTCAGTCACAATTCCATGTACCCAACATTTTTGGTGCATCCATCTGTAACAGCCACACCCTTGACACTGACCAGATGTTTCCAGTTGCTGTTCAATGAAAGTTGCCACCTCAGCTACATCAGTTTTATTCTTTCGACGCCacagcagcttcctgctcaAAACTctttcaagtgtgtgtttgcttagTTCAACCCCATGTGAATCAGCAAGCAAATTAAGTATTTCCTCTGTTGTAAATCCACGCTTAAAGTAGTCCTCAATGTGCTCACAATCCATTTCCTTGTCAAGATAAATAAAGAGAACTTATGCCAAAAAGCTGCTAGCTTGTCAGTTGTGTAAAATATCtcatcattttaattatgactttccattaggactttttttttttactggcggaaataggcttccatacttccatatatatatataatttatttataatttaatattagttcttataattttattttaatttttaaacctTTACCAAGAAGCAAGTAAGCATTTACTGCAGAACATGCCAGTATATGAAATACTTGTCAAAACACTTGTTCTGGGGATGTGAACGAATGCTCTCTGATTAACCCTTCACACACTTGTCTTATTGATAAACTATCATGGCGTGAGTCTtattaaacacatgaaacaaaaaAGATCAGCACAGGCTTTTTGAGAGAGCTGGTATATAGCATATGCCAGTGCATCTACTGACCACTAGATAGAGCTGCAGGCATTTTATGTGCAAAtaatatgaaagaaaatgagCTCATATCCCACTTACATTAGTTCTGGTACTGtaacatgttaatgtttatagtaatggctaattattattacagtaataataacCCAAAATATGCTAATATGAAGAAGAATTGGTTATTGGTAAACTGTTCAGTTAAACAAGTAGAGAAAGCAAATATATGAATGAAtcatatttcaaatgaatgacGCAACTGATTACAAATAAATCCACGacacaagtttaaaaaacagGTTTGCTTCCCAGACAATGGCTTCTTGGCTTCATCAATCATTGCCAATAGCATATAACATGGGTTGAAGAGGTTGTAATGGCAGTTGGACTGAGATTTAACAGTAtattgcatacacacacacacacacacacacacacacacacacacacacacacacacacacacacacacacacactactcatGCTTTCTCTTTGGAGTCCCCTTTCTGCAACACTTGCGGGTGCAGAACAAGCAGCATTTGAGTGTCACCCACAGAACAGTGATGAGAATGATGACAAAAAAGCCAAAGACATCCAGGCTGTGGTACTGAATCCAGTTTAAGTCATGTGCAGCCACCCTTAGGTGTGCGGCTCCTTTGTGTCTCATGACAAACTCCGACCAGAAAACAGCCAGTTCCAGAGGCGGAACAGGACGGTCCAGATGTATCTCAGACAGCGTCACTATCTTCTCTTTGTAACTGGGGAAGTTAATAGGATGATCTCCAGTTTTGATGATTACAAGGCAAACAGACTACATTACAACTCTTTTCTATGACACTGTTTACAccataaatgaattaaataagaTGCAAAACATTTATGTCACTCTAAATGtactgcacataaacaagatagcCTGCCTtctaacaacagcagcaataaCACATCAGTAGCCCTTTCAAGTACAAGCTTATTAAATGCACCCTGACAAATACGTGTATTaagtattataaatatatatacagcaaATGTTAGCCTTATCATCAAAATTATTTACAAGTATATTTACAGATtagaatacatatttaaaaaaaatatgtgtgcaggtaaatatttatttatatatatatatatatatatatatatatatataaatatatataattatataatagtaattattattatataattattttacgAAAGTATTTGTGAAGCTCCACTTGCAGTGAAGTTGTTCtaaaattgttatttatttccaaacatttatttcaacgTTTTTTGTATCTTCTTCTCTAAAAGTGAATTTGATCATTTCCATATCCACTGATGGACTTTTCTCTTTAATGATATCCACTTGTCTTACCTTTTGTCATGGATGATTGTATTAAGTGCAGCCAATAGGCTTTCAGTCGTTATAGCATAAATTCCAAGTTTCATTGCAACACCGCGGTCCACCATGCGATTCACGTTATCTCCCTGGTCCCCAAACAGTGGAAACATCAACATGGGTACGGCATTACAGATACCCTCATAGATACCGTGGGTACCTCCGTGTGTGATGAAGAGTTTAGCTTTGGGATGGGCTGAGgagcacagaaacagaaacacttaCAGGCAAGTATTGTTGTTGAGCATACTTTGATTAGTTTCAATGGTATGATTCATGACATGATAGCAGCACCGTGTGGATGAAACTAAACACACCTAGGAGATCATTCTGAGGTAACCACTTCATAAGTCTCACGTTCTTCGGTACATCTTCAGGGAGGACTCCAGTGTATCTCCACACGACCTGAAATAGCAAGAATACATCttccttttaaacattttaaacacgTGCAAATTGTTCACATATGAATTGAGAGTTTGCCATGTTGACAGTAAAGAAAGGCAGCGGACAAAGTCCAATGGGTTGAACTGATTAGGGTTTAAGTATATATGTTGCTCTTAATGTGTAAGTGTTTGCAGTGCTTGTGTAGTTAGaaacatgtgtgttttatttaaacagaataaaaagcAGTTTAATAAAAGTAATCATTCAAGTTTTTTTTGCATAAACTGATGTAGGTGATTGGATTGAATCTAAGGAAAGTTATTTTATCTGTTATGTTTATTGTTACCCTTTGAGGAATTTGACGAAAGGCATCAAAGAACTGTTTGGCCTTCTCCTCAGGCATGTTGGACACCATTGAGCCCAGCGTAAAGACAATAAAGCCGTCATCTCCTGAGCCATCAACAAACTCCTTCAAGTCCTGCAGGGAGgttaataaagacacaaaaaatgAGTTAGAAAGAAAAGGGTTAAACAATTCTCAGTTTTCAGAGTTCATTGACGCCTATAATAAAAAGTTAGATCTAGTAGACAATGACCAAAGTGcaacagatttttattttggggtGCAGCCATTAAATCACTTCCATCTGAAAACCGATTGCATATTGCATtgttttcaaatacatttacaggAATTCAGTTGATCAACATTGTACTCAGCAGAGATCCACTCAATTACATAGTATTGGAAATACAAACTCATCTGGGCGTATGTCAACACACCCTTTGCCCTAGTCCTGTTTACACAACAGGGCCCCTCACTGCTTTTCTGAGATTTAGCTGGTCATAGTCTACAAGTCTGATGGCTCAAATGAATCTTCCATGAGTGCAGACAAACCTGTTCTTTCACAATGTTGTGAGTAAATTGTTGATTAATCCTGATTAACTATCTTTTCAATCTTTTCAGAACCCGTGTTTTACTCCTGAATATTTATCTCAGTTCAAAGGTCTTAGTCTTGTACCACAGACAATGATTACTGAAAGTCTTGTGTAATGTTGAAATATTGAAGAAATATTTTATCTTTGAAtggaatacaaaataatacaagcaaacaaagtgacacaaatgtTACATTTCCTCAATCTTTCCCATATGTTAATGCAAgtttacaaaacaataacagttaTAAACACAGAAGTTGCTGGCTGGTTTGGTGTATACTGCATaagaaatatatgtatgtaatatataaagtattcagcatcaattcttttttttggttACTTTTTTGTTCATCTACAAGTAGTTGGAAAGCACATATATTGGACATATTATCGTCTTATTATGTTATTTTGGCCAACATGTTAGCAGACAATTACCTATTTGCACACCAGGCAGACGCAGAGCAACATTAGTTCAAtcttgagagagaaaagagttgAAAGGTTGAGTTATAGGTATTTATAGGTTCATCACTATGAACGACCCCTTTCGTATTTTACATTGTCTTTTGATTAATTGTTAATATGAAACTATTGTTTTTTCTGGTTTTCGGTGTAGTTGTCATTACATCAACGTCTAAGGCTTAAGCCTGACTCAAAACAAGCAAGTAGGCAATTTGCCCTAAGTGAATCCAGATGTGAGGCATGCTTGTTTACGCTACCATACATTCTTTGAATACTCACCACAGGCAGAGGAGCTTCATTGACGCAGTTGATACCTCctataaaaaacatgtttggcaAGAGAGGTCTGGGATATTCAAAAGTAAAGTCGTATCTGAGAAGCCAGATAGCGCCATTACTGAGAAGTTCCTTGTAGGTCATGTTGTCTCCTAAATAACTGCTGACGAGATCGTCAAAGTGGCCATAGATCATTTTGCACACGTAGGACTCCAAAATAGAGAAGAACATGTTTTTGACTCTCTGTGGGTAGGTCATGATGTCTGTGTTACCAGAGTAGGCCACAGGAATGTAGGATTGAGGAGAAGGGCACTTGTTAGCTTTTATATCCAGTTCACATGGAAGTCCACGCAGGAAATAAACCGCTGGAATGGAAAAGATATGAGCCAGGATGGAGCCGCATGGAAGGAAAGGGTCTGTAAGCAAAAGATCGAAGCCCCCTTCCTTCAGTTGACCCATTAGAGGCTGGTTGTTCAGTAAACTCTCGCAGGCTTTCACCTGCATTGAAGTAAAGTTAACCAAACGCTccaaattaataaacaaatcTGTGAAATGGGGTGGCTCGAGGAACACTCCATCCTGCAGATCGCTGAATACTCCATCCAGTTCAGCTTTGGTAAATGGCACTTGGTAGACTTCAGTCTTGAAGCTCTCTGAGCCTTTGATCAACAGGCTGCTTTCGGGCACCAGCATCAAGACCTCATGGCCCCTTTCCCTGAGCTCCTTTACCAGTATCTTCATGCTGAGCCAGTGACTCCCATCTACAGGCACAACCAGCACCTTCCCCCCCTGAACCGGCCCCAGACTGAGGAAGCACAGCCAGGCCACCAGTCCCAGTGCAGGAAACCACTCCCTGCTGTTCATTGCCTCTTCTCTGTAGTGCAAGCTGGCTCGTTGTAAGAGCTAGTGGGAGCTGTCTTTAAGAGGTagctttgagtgtgtgtgtgcgtgtgtgtgggagtgagcGTGTCTTTAAGTTCTGCAGGAAGTAGAGGCTGAGTTTACAGGCAGGTTATTTAACCACAGGAATACAGAGTGAGTGAAGATTCCCTGTGGAAATTGTggagaatcagaatcagaaatcctttattagaaGAGTTTGGCTCCATATAATCACtcttttatcttatttattttcacttcatGTCTTTCCTGTCTTGgtgtaattatttatattcaacATATTTACAAGTGACATCATTTCAACTTTCTCTTATGGTATGTGAAGTAGTGCAGTCTAAGCATTGTAAAAACAGTATCTTTATCCAATGAAATATGTTTAGAGTCTTTTAGGATATCAGgagttaaatgtattttcctcattttattattcattatgcTAATTGGCCATTTCTGTCTATCTATTTTATTCTCTCCTGCAGTGGACTAACAGTCATAAGACTTGCAAGTCATGGTGGTTATGCATACTTGCAGTACTGCTTACTGGTTGGTGCCAAGTCCTCTGTTTACTTAGGCTGCTCCTGCTCACATTCCCCTGAAAAGCATACACATGCGTGCTAAAGGGCCATTacatatttcctctttttttcactcTCTCTATTCACACGCACATGTTTACCTACAAccattataaaaaaagacagatggCGTGCAAAGCCAGGTGAAATAGGAAACCAACACCCTCCTCTTCGGAGGGAGGTGATAACATCAAATGAACAATGCGATTCTAGGAATTCTACTAAAGGTCCCAACTTGCTTTGCAGAAGGAAAACCCTTTATGAGAGTTGCACTGGTTGTGAAATTTAATTAGCTATTAgctcatttaaatgaattaagaACACGTATTATTAGAAGACTGTCAGGAGTATGatcaattacaaaaacaatatcaCCAGATCACCTTATCCTAGAATGTGCTGCCTCTGCTTTGTTTCATTTCTACAGTTTAAACTATTACCAGTcagtgtaatacacatgctttcACAGATTTGGGTGAATAATCAGCTGTTCtaatgttagaaaatgttacttttaagaTACATCCACACACAGCCGGCTAAATTTAaatcctttgtttgttttgtttttgacccCCTGTCCACACTAAATCGTTTTTTCACCCGCCTTTTGGAAAATGATGACATAAGCTTGCCCAGACACAGTTGGAGGCAGTAAAGCTAGCCTTCAGCTTTACAGTCCGTCCCACTTCTTacagttttgttgtttgctgactgaaataaaatacatgttctaaattgttcttgttgttcttgttgttgagatgtttcagtgtGGAATGATGTGGAaagtttaaaggttcaatttGTAATTCAATCAGTTAGTCATTCAGTGGGCAGGAATACCTaactgctgaaactcagagagccaCTACAATAACACTGCTATCTCTCACCATGCacaacctttgacctttgttcTCTCCTGTCTTCAAGGCACCTCCTATACATACATTCACTCTGAGATATTAGTTGTTTATCTCTGTGATTTAATTAGTGAGCAACATAATAGTTAATGGGTGACTAAACCTGTACATTGGCATGAATTATTTCACCCCCCAATGGATGGGGAATGGATATATTTATGTCCTTCAAcacttaaacctgcaataacttaATATACCAATGACTTTTGGCCATGTGGGGACAtcagaaacaagttgtgaacaaCATACTGGCTCACTTCACTTTTCACGTTGAACTCCTGAGGGGAATATTTGGAGTCAACTGTTTAATTCTCCTGATAATTTGATATTGTACAAAATGACACagttcagaaacacacattgtAATGTTGTGCTCCATCTTTAATGGCAGCTCAAGAAAAAGTCTTGAGCCACTAGTTTCACAAACAGCAGCTGGGGTTTAAAGGTCTAAACTTTGCACCCTGCACAGCACACCACATACTTcataaagcaaaacaacacatataaTGAGCTTACTGACaatgtcagtctgtctcagttAGGATctgttaaccctaaccctcctgCCTCCTGTTTGCATACATGCACTCACCAGAAATATGTTGGTATTGCAGGTGGGATACATGCAGACTGGCCTCCTCCATTTAGGTCTGGGATGCAAAACCTTCAACAACAGTCTTTGGTGTCAACATCATTGCTGAATGCTGTCATTTCTGATCATGTCTCATTCTCATCCCTGCGTCTTTCAGACAGACTGGGGGAAGTTTGACAGCAGAGAGGTCcatttagaaatacattttctctggCGTTAGCTCCATCACTTTCCACGCACCTCTTGATTGTAGggagtatttttttttacaaatgttctgTCTCCACAAAGAAACCCCAGGAGTAACAGTTCTGAcatggaaaagtaaaaaaagggCTGTGTTTGGCTTGATATGTAGTTCTCTACACAACATGAAATATGTTACTTTCATGTTTCAGACACAGGAATTTCCtaacacagaaatgtaatacAGCTAAATGACATTTGACAGCTCTCTGACCTCCCTGAACACCATGCTCTATGTTTtcttctgagtgtgtgtattgCCTACTCTGGTCATGAGTGAAGGGTCAGTTTGGTCAGTTTTGGTGAAAGGGTTTTTATATTCCTGGGCGAGTTCGGGAAGAGTGGCCATCTTTTTGCAGGTCCAGGTTAATCTCTATTCTCATATTGTGCTGTTGTCATGGCAGAGGATGCCACCGTTGGGCACCAACGCTTGAAGCCGATGACCTGGTCTACatgaagaattaaaaaaactttCTTGAGAACCAGGTTGGGCAACTTTTCATGTAATCTCATACAATAAACATGTTCAGCTCCAAACAACATGCTATCATATAAAGCTCATAGAAAGGCTGTCCTGAAAGTGATAAAAGCTCAATATGAATGTAATTCTAACATACTCATAAAGAGAATGAGAATCCAGCTAGAAAATGAACAATTGTGACAACATGATGAAATATGTCACTTTGGAAAATAGGAAGATACTGATGCCTGTCACTTATATCTGGCTGCACAACTAAGTAAACCTCATAATTAATTTCAGATCAATGCAAACGGCTTTTAGGGATTTTGTCTATTTACTATATGTGTCGGTTATGTCCATTTTCTCAACATTTTATGACAGACGTGTTTTCATTCACAGTAATATTTGAATTGAAATGTTCAAACAAGAGAAACATCTGCCTTCTTAAGTGCTTTGAAgacataaaacaatgaaaacaaagagcCTTTTATGAGTAACTCTTGCACTAATGTAGTTTTGATGTTGCTGCAAACTATGAAGTGATTGTTCTGTTTAACAAGATGGTGGTGCCAAAGCTTTTGAAACTCCCCCAAGTGGATTGATGTATCGTTCATCATCAATCCAGGGGACATCCCTGTGCAGGACCTTGTTTCAGTTCACTAACATTTTAAGCACCAACTACCTAGCTACTAACTAGCCTGCTATATGTTCTTATCACTTTAAGCTAAGTGAACCAGTTTACACTTTGTGAGAATTAATCAGTTACATAATGTTATTAAGTTACTGCATCATGTTCATCATTACAGAGGTGAAATCCAGTTAAGAGGCTACTCAAATGATCTGACTTTATGTAACTTTACCATTAATAAATGGCCAATGAAAGATATATGAGAAGGTCATTTTTATCAAGTAACACGATGGAAATGGATGGAGAGATAATCTGATCTCAAGCTGGATCATTAGGTATGAGTAAGGCTACAACTTTACTATGGATTTGGTTCTGAAATCTTTTAATTATTCTGCAATTAAAATTAaagatttgaaatgtgttgctgATGTTCTGATTGCACCCAGCGACTATTCCCACAGACAGGATGGCAGGCACTGCAACGAATCAAAGGTATATTGTGGCattcagtaaaaaaagaaataataaaaagtaaagagataCCTTCACTCTGAAATGATACTGTCTCAGTGCTGCAATCAGCAACATTTTGTTCTGGACTGCTCTTCTTGTGTTTCATTGTCTCACCTTTATATTTAGCCTGTATTTCCTCATTGCCTCTAACAGGAGACTTCTTTTGTCACATTGCCTTTAACACTTAAATGTTTCAAAAGTTTGTATTGATTACAAACAGTCAGCAGATTATAGAAATAGGATCATTTAAACTGCAGGATGTAACCTGAAGGTTTAACTATGACCTgattaatctacacactgcaaactagagctgcaacgaccAGTCAaataatcgattagtcgatcaacagaaaaataatcgccaactttttttaacaaacaaaaatgttgttttcagcctcaaatatggagatttcctgcttttatgtattatatatatatatatatatatatatatatatatatatatatatatatatatatatatatatatatatatatatatatatttgtttagcTAAATACCTGTTGGGCttgaaataacaaaacaagacaattaaAGACAtaaccttggactttgagaaactgggattgacatttttcacgtttttctaacattttatagaacaaacGATGAATGGATTAATCGAGAAAAAGAATCAGCAGATGAACCGATGTTGAAAATAATCGTTCGTTGCAGCATCACTGCAAACTGACAGTCTCCTCTGTAAAGTGTTGCATTTGGCTGTAGCCACATGATGGTGCCAAAGTCACATGGATCCCTAAATCCCAGTCTTGTCCACAATACAACATGTTATTGCCTATTTTGTAAGCCATCAGCACAACATTTGACCTTTTACTATCTGCACTGTGTTGTGTCAAGCCAGTTCTCAAATTAATAAAGATCACTCACCATTATGTTTATTTACTGCCATCATTCAAACAGAGCTTAGTATGCATTATTGTgtacattaaaataatttaaaaaaagttttgaatGCTTTTAGCAGAGCTTCAATAACAGCAGCCATGGCTACGTTTACTCTATTGTGCCTGTCCACTCATCactaacaaataaaacacagttttaaaaaCGAGATTACACACCAAAACGTTTAAAGGGTTAAACACGTGGACGTGTTGCTGAAAAAAACCTGATAACAGTGACATCAAGCCTCTTACTTATCTCGTAGACGGAGAGAGTGAGAATTCAGAGGTAGATCTTTGGTCTGACTCTGCACGGATGCGCGCCGACCTTGGAGTCTCCAGACGCGCAGCGGAGGATTTTGCGCACTGAAATCAAGTCGAGCTGAAGAGAGCGGACTGCTGCCTGACTGACTGCAGTCCTGTCACTGGGGTCCAGGCTCACTTGGCTATACTGTACTACGCACATCGGCATTTTATTAACACCCTTTTTCGGGAAGTAGGGGGAAATATAGTCTTCAGTTTATTTCGGTTTGGCTTGATTCGCAACTTAGAGGAGTGTTCAACTGAGCCACTGCATGTAGCCGCTACACCTTGTTCGTAGAGAGATTCAAGTGTCCCAGCTGCTCAGGGAAAATTCACTCAACATCCCGAGAGACGGAGACGTTTGAGAGGATTTTAGGACTCTTTCCCGAGAGTGGATTGAACAAGGATGATTGCATCCGCCTTACCCAACTAAGCGACATTTGAAAAAGAACCGGTAAggaaaagtttttattttctactaAAGATAAGATTCAAATGTACAATCTTTGAGGTCCTCCCAAATTTAACAAAGGGGTTATAAGTGATTTCACATCGTAAATGTTTACACTTTTCTCGCAGGTGATCACAGCAATGCTTCAACGGCATGTGCGTCTGTCCCTCTCCAAATCTCCCAGAGAGGATTTAAGTGCCGCTCATTTTGAATAAGTCAAGAAGTCATCGAAGATGAGAGCTCTGCAAACATTCCtgtttcttttcctcctgcacCAGGTGAGATGATTGAATGACAATAGACACattgtgtataaatatgtcTGTGACCAAGAAGGTTTTAAAGAGAAAGTTAGAGACAGCAAGTGGCATTAATGTGCtgtattctttatttcattttttggtTATGCTGCTGACACCTCAAGGCATGTGTTTGTCTCACTCaaagttttatatatatctagaaatatatatatatatatatatatatatacagtttattctTTGTTGATTTGTCAGTTATTGTAGGTATGCATCATATAGCTTATGCAACGTAAGATACCACATAATGCCAAATGAATAAATTCCTGGCGTCAAATCTTAGTTGATACAGTCCTCAGCAGCAAGTGTGTTGGCCGATATGAACTCCTCATTAAGTCTTACTGAATTAgcttgttttgtgttatttgaacttattttaataaaatacaaaaatacccTATTTTAAGGAGcgtgatttaaaaacatttatttattaagataCAGGATACTTCATCACCTCGACAAATGCAATGATGCAATTAATTTCTACAGCCTaaaaaaacatgtcagaaaCACTAATAACCAAGTTAATtagattttgttttgcagaacAGACTGTGACTTTGTCAATATCCACACTGTATAATACCATGCACAGTTCATTTCCATAATAGCATCTAAATTACCTTATTGTTCATAATTGCGTATTTCAAAATTGTGACTTTTATAGGAAATATTTTGGtatagaaaaacatgtttatgcaTTTCTTTACCTTAGTaaagaacatttacattactTTCTGGGTTAATGTGAGCATAATGctcattatattataattaacaATTCTACGGTGTTCTTAATTGAGAAGTAGAGTTAATGTAgtttaaaaatcaatatcatattcacaaaatataaacatttactgTTGTGCCTGCTTGCAGAGTTTATATTTTGTAGTTTTTTCCTATTGTGAGTTTTGATTTACTGTATTATTCATTAGGTATCCTGCCTCTGTCACTTATGGCTCAACAAAACCGACAAAAACCAACTGCctattcatttattcagttgTAACACGCATGTTTGTGGTTAGCAatccttttcatttattttgcttctAGGCTCTAACGAGGTTTGACCTCTGTGTTGAACCCTCGACACCCGTGTATT
This portion of the Cottoperca gobio chromosome 21, fCotGob3.1, whole genome shotgun sequence genome encodes:
- the LOC115025952 gene encoding UDP-glucuronosyltransferase-like, whose product is MNSREWFPALGLVAWLCFLSLGPVQGGKVLVVPVDGSHWLSMKILVKELRERGHEVLMLVPESSLLIKGSESFKTEVYQVPFTKAELDGVFSDLQDGVFLEPPHFTDLFINLERLVNFTSMQVKACESLLNNQPLMGQLKEGGFDLLLTDPFLPCGSILAHIFSIPAVYFLRGLPCELDIKANKCPSPQSYIPVAYSGNTDIMTYPQRVKNMFFSILESYVCKMIYGHFDDLVSSYLGDNMTYKELLSNGAIWLLRYDFTFEYPRPLLPNMFFIGGINCVNEAPLPVDLKEFVDGSGDDGFIVFTLGSMVSNMPEEKAKQFFDAFRQIPQRVVWRYTGVLPEDVPKNVRLMKWLPQNDLLAHPKAKLFITHGGTHGIYEGICNAVPMLMFPLFGDQGDNVNRMVDRGVAMKLGIYAITTESLLAALNTIIHDKSYKEKIVTLSEIHLDRPVPPLELAVFWSEFVMRHKGAAHLRVAAHDLNWIQYHSLDVFGFFVIILITVLWVTLKCCLFCTRKCCRKGTPKRKHE